One genomic region from Populus nigra chromosome 8, ddPopNigr1.1, whole genome shotgun sequence encodes:
- the LOC133700899 gene encoding purple acid phosphatase 23 has product MKHLKLWLLINTFFITIITTQKLLAQNQIPTTLDGPFKPVTRRFDPSLRRGSDDLPMNHPRLKKNVTSNFPEQISLAISSPTSMWVSWVTGEAQIGSDVIPLDPASVASEVWYGKESGKYASRGKGNSTVYTQLYPFEGLSNYTSGTIHHVRINGLEPGTKYFYKCGDSSIPAMSEEHVFETLPLPSPNAYPLRIAIIGDLGLTSNSSTTIDHVIVNDPSMILMVGDLTYANQYLTTGGKGAPCYSCAFPDAPIRETYQPRWDGWGRFMEPLISSSPMMVIEGNHEIEPQVSGITFKSYLTRYAVPSEESGSNSNFYYSFDAGGIHFVMLGAYVDYNSTGAQYSWLKQDLNQVDRAKTPWLVAAWHPPWYNSYSSHYQEFECMRQEMEALLYQYRVDIVFSGHVHAYERMNRVYNYTLDPCGPVYITVGDGGNIEKVDVDHADEPGNCPSAGDNIPEFGGVCHINFSSGPAEGKFCWDKQPEWSAFRESSFGHGILEVVNSTYALWTWHRNQDIYKDDSHGDQIYVVRQPELCIASTLEGSGKPEDGGGLTNEAADLLARWTRFAASIEMLTVAVIWTSFY; this is encoded by the exons ATGAAGCACCTTAAACTATGGCTACTCATAAACACTTTCTTCATTACTATAATAACAACACAGAAGTTACTTGCTCAAAACCAGATACCAACAACTCTCGATGGCCCTTTTAAACCAGTAACTCGCAGGTTTGATCCTTCATTACGTAGAGGAAGTGATGACTTGCCAATGAACCATCCAAGACTTAAAAAGAACGTAACTTCAAACTTCCCTGAACAGATATCACTTGCCATCTCCTCACCAACTTCAATGTGGGTTTCTTGGGTCACTg GGGAAGCACAGATTGGTTCTGATGTGATTCCTCTTGATCCTGCTTCTGTGGCAAGTGAGGTTTGGTATGGAAAAGAAAGTGGAAAGTACGCAAGTAGAGGAAAAGGAAATTCAACTGTTTATACTCAATTGTATCCGTTTGAAGGACTTTCGAATTACACCTCTGGCACCATTCACCATGTGAGAATTaatg GTCTTGAACCTGGGACGAAGTACTTTTATAAGTGTGGAGATAGCTCTATCCCAGCTATGAGTGAAGAGCATGTCTTTGAAACATTACCTTTGCCCAGTCCAAATGCATACCCTCTTCGAATAGCCATTATTGGAGATCTGGGGCTCACAAGCAACTCATCAACAACCATAGACCATGTGATCGTGAATGATCCATCAATGATTCTAATGGTTGGAGACCTAACTTATGCAAATCAATACCTTACAACTGGTGGAAAAGGAGCTCCATGCTACTCCTGTGCATTCCCTGATGCGCCTATAAGAGAGACGTATCAACCCCGCTGGGATGGCTGGGGAAG ATTCATGGAGCCACTTATCTCAAGCAGTCCTATGATGGTCATTGAAGGGAATCATGAGATTGAACCTCAAGTTTCTGGGATAACTTTCAAATCATATTTGACTAGATACGCAGTTCCATCGGAAGAGTCTGGCTCTAACAGCAACTTCTATTATTCATTTGATGCTGGGGGCATACATTTTGTAATGTTAGGAGCATATGTTGACTACAACAGCACAG GTGCTCAGTATTCCTGGTTAAAGCAAGATCTAAATCAAGTAGACCGCGCTAAGACCCCTTGGCTGGTAGCTGCCTGGCATCCACCATGGTATAATAGCTATTCCTCTCACTATCAGGAATTTGAATGCATGAGGCAGGAAATGGAAGCGCTTCTCTATCAATACCGTGTTGACATTGTCTTTTCTGGTCAT GTGCATGCTTATGAGCGGATGAACAGAGTTTATAACTATACATTAGATCCATGTGGCCCCGTTTACATAACAGTTGGCGATGGTGGAAACATTGAGAAAGTTGATGTCGATCATGCTGATGAACCTGGAAACTGTCCATCAGCTGGGGATAACATACCAGAATTTGGAGGGGTGTgtcatattaatttttcttctggTCCTGCTGAGGGCAAATTTTGTTGGGACAAGCAGCCTGAGTGGAGTGCATTTAGGGAGAGCAGCTTTGGGCATGGAATACTTGAG GTTGTGAATTCCACATATGCATTGTGGACTTGGCACAGAAACCAGGATATTTACAAGGACGATAGTCACGGTGACCAAATATATGTTGTGCGGCAGCCTGAATTGTGCATCGCTTCAACTTTAGAA GGAAGTGGCAAGCCTGAAGACGGAGGAGGTCTAACAAACGAAGCTGCTGATTTGTTAGCTAGATGGACGCGGTTCGCTGCATCGATAGAAATGCTCACAGTTGCTGTTATTTGGACATCATTCTACTGA
- the LOC133700500 gene encoding 9-cis-epoxycarotenoid dioxygenase NCED6, chloroplastic, with protein sequence MQGSLNFSTTATATARPRPASSISKHSPLITCKILINPFKQNVSPIKLPMAPPVPLPEPAPPFLESEPTSIPTERTTPPTHLNPFQSLAAAVLDKIETSLIVPFEKKVVLPKTIDPAVQMSGNFSPAQECPVHHSLEVVGQIPDTLRGVYLRNGANPLHAPTGGHHLFDGDGMIHAVTLGSGNRASYSCRYTRTSRFEQEAQLGRPLFPKPIGELHGHLGLARLALFMARAAVGFVDGTRGSGVANAGLVYFNGRLLAMSEDDLPYNVKIKSDGDLETIGRFNFDDQLDCPMIAHPKVDPVTGELHALSYNVIKKPYLKYFRFDACAKKSCDLDVTLDQPTMIHDFAITKNFMVIPDHQVVFKLSEMIRGGSPVIYDQSKISRFGVLSKKAVDDSRIQWIDVPDCFCFHLCNAWEENSSDGDKIIVVIGSCMDPPDSIFNQSEHPLRSELSEIRLNLRTGESTRRVIVGGMNLEAGQVNRRFLGQKTRFVYLAIAEPWPKCSGIAKVDLETDEVTKFIYGAGRFGGEPCYVPKNGNVGDNGRSDDDGEGFIMGFVRDEEKGRSELVIVNSSSMSQVASVKMPTRVPYGFHGTFVSEADLKQQSV encoded by the coding sequence ATGCAAGGCTCTCTTAACTTCTCCaccaccgccaccgccaccgcccGTCCCAGGCCCGCATCCTCAATCTCCAAACATTCACCATTAATCACATGCAAGATCCTCATTAACCCCTTCAAGCAAAATGTTAGTCCCATAAAACTGCCAATGGCACCGCCAGTACCATTGCCAGAACCGGCACCTCCATTTCTTGAATCTGAACCAACATCCATCCCAACAGAAAGAACTACCCCCCCAACTCATCTAAATCCTTTTCAAAGTCTTGCAGCTGCTGTTTTAGACAAAATTGAGACCTCGCTAATTGTACCGTTTGAGAAAAAAGTTGTATTGCCGAAAACGATTGACCCAGCGGTTCAAATGTCGGGTAATTTTTCGCCGGCTCAAGAGTGTCCGGTTCATCACAGTCTGGAAGTTGTGGGGCAGATTCCCGATACCTTACGTGGGGTTTACCTACGCAACGGCGCTAATCCTCTGCATGCACCCACAGGGGGACACCACTTGTTTGATGGTGATGGTATGATCCATGCGGTTACCTTGGGCTCTGGAAACCGAGCCAGCTACAGCTGTAGATACACCCGCACAAGCCGGTTCGAGCAAGAAGCCCAACTAGGAAGGCCTTTGTTTCCTAAGCCAATTGGTGAGTTGCATGGTCACTTAGGCTTGGCTCGGCTGGCTCTTTTCATGGCTCGAGCTGCAGTCGGCTTTGTTGATGGGACACGTGGCAGCGGTGTAGCCAATGCCGGGCTTGTCTATTTTAACGGTAGATTACTGGCGATGTCAGAGGATGATCTTCCTTATAATGTTAAGATCAAGAGTGACGGCGATTTGGAAACGATCGGACGGTTCAATTTTGATGATCAACTTGATTGTCCCATGATTGCACACCCTAAGGTGGACCCTGTAACTGGTGAGCTCCATGCACTTAGTTACAACGTTATCAAGAAACCCTATCTTAAGTACTTTAGATTTGATGCATGCGCTAAGAAGTCATGTGACTTGGATGTTACATTGGACCAGCCAACTATGATCCACGACTTTGCAATCACAAAAAATTTTATGGTGATCCCGGATCACCAAGTCGTGTTCAAGTTATCGGAGATGATTCGAGGCGGGTCACCCGTAATTTATGATCAAAGCAAGATTTCACGGTTTGGAGTCTTGTCAAAAAAAGCTGTCGATGATTCAAGAATTCAGTGGATTGACGTTCCGGATTGCTTTTGTTTCCACTTGTGCAATGCATGGGAAGAGAATTCTAGTGACGGAGACAAGATTATTGTTGTTATCGGGTCGTGCATGGACCCGCCTGATTCCATCTTCAACCAATCTGAACACCCGCTTCGAAGTGAGTTGTCTGAAATCCGTTTGAATCTGAGGACAGGAGAGTCAACTCGAAGGGTTATTGTCGGGGGTATGAATTTGGAAGCGGGTCAAGTAAACCGAAGGTTTCTAGGTCAAAAAACCCGGTTCGTTTACCTAGCAATTGCAGAGCCTTGGCCAAAGTGTAGTGGAATTGCAAAAGTTGATTTGGAGACTGACGAGGTGACCAAATTTATTTATGGTGCTGGTAGGTTTGGTGGTGAGCCATGTTACGTGCCCAAAAATGGAAATGTTGGCGATAATGGAAGAAGTGATGATGACGGCGAAGGCTTCATAATGGGTTTCGTGAGAGATGAGGAAAAGGGGAGGTCAGAATTGGTGATAGTGAATTCATCGAGCATGAGTCAAGTAGCTTCAGTGAAAATGCCCACTAGAGTGCCCTATGGCTTCCATGGTACTTTTGTCAGCGAAGCTGATTTAAAACAACAATCTGTGTGA
- the LOC133701447 gene encoding uncharacterized protein LOC133701447, which translates to MTHETPGSSGQRCFGDKMEVVTRDGIPADRNVHNISVQTGEEFSPQFARRRVLDHNQPGQMGFNYNQNNPMGSENHAATHGVRRKDSDCDASDHVSRIEATGHAAELENRAYTDNAGRYHWECVPNALKASNYVDETNNSGRATLGPTSSPNCVPETPWPYQPFGTRVSECAFSGKMKFLCSFGGRILPRPNDGKLRYVGGETRIISIRKNVTWEELAKKTLAICDQPHTIKYQLPGEDLDALISVSSDEDLHHMIEEYQGLEKNGGSQRLRIFLVSSGEPDSPNSFEGKTSQQCNADCQYVVAVNGMLDHSPQKSSSGQSSASQLGTASDYKNQSPPVSPVNIQYRDHKNSKSLFYVDQPFPDNNKNTGTFAADKFPFDTAYYNNLPHGPIPSVNQACYQQYPGETDQTSKQLEMHLHNRSQSGDFLSYQQRPQNSMNSDWPAIMERAFSDSQLQENGEVSEKWLEEAVILLSLRNDGRGKSLSLKMSNSSLERPVLAPHIMDEKHQLIEFENHCSEELSYIDLEQEVLKWMNRNANYSDVDRQQYEGNVEVALNDNAMEHRNLPNLNFPPSAYHHPLDSQAYGRMVSATRVNTSENYADAMREHPKSHQSDTNAPDFFVKSQKVAKEQHCTMTESINGQRILHWDPEYLPSASLGSRDKGPKVPSSKSDRSASSRLDSLCHEDPVNYNEKVEKIHDKGLSYKESIDGDALYVQSQPLDNNHDDKIAEPGVIVEDVTGTTPPDIPFSLNVVPRVEEELAEGFQSDGDIEVESTGQEYESEDIEGEDKDVNDSISDAAMAEIEAGIYRLQIIRNADIEEEQELGSGTFGTVYYGKWRGTDVAIKRIKRSCFSGNSSEQERLSRDFWREARILSDLHHPNVLAFYGVVPDGPGGTMATVTEYMVNGSLRRVLQKKDRSLDRRKKLIVALDAAFGMEYLHLRDIIHFDLKCDNLLVNLRDPQRPICKVGDFGLSKIKRNTLVSGGVRGTLPWMAPELLDGTSNRVSEKVDVFSFGIAMWEILTGEEPYANMQFGAIIGGIVSSTLRPPVPEHCDAGWRKLMEECWASDPEARPSFTEITNRLRSMSAALQPKRPNYANR; encoded by the exons ATGACACATGAGACGCCTGGTAGCTCAGGCCAGCGGTGCTTTGGAGATAAAATGGAAGTTGTGACTAGGGACGGAATTCCTGCAGATAGAAATGTACATAATATTTCTGTACAGACTGGTGAGGAATTTTCTCCCCAGTTTGCTCGAAGAAGAGTGCTAGATCATAACCAGCCAGGGCAAATGGGATTCAATTACAATCAGAACAATCCGATGGGTTCTGAAAATCATGCCGCCACTCATGGGGTAAGGAGAAAGGATTCTGATTGTGATGCTTCAGATCATGTTTCCAGGATAGAAGCCACAGGACATGCCGCTGAACTAGAAAATAGGGCTTATACTGATAATGCAGGCAGATACCACTGGGAGTGTGTTCCCAATGCACTAAAAGCAAGTAACTATGTTGATGAAACAAATAATTCTGGTCGAGCAACCTTAGGTCCGACCAGTTCACCTAACTGTGTTCCGGAAACCCCTTGGCCATATCAGCCTTTTGGAACTAGAGTTTCAGAATGTGCTTTCTCTggaaaaatgaaatttctatGCAGCTTTGGGGGGAGGATATTGCCGAGGCCAAATGATGGGAAGCTTAGATATGTTGGTGGAGAAACAAGGATCATATCCATCAGAAAAAATGTTACATGGGAGGAGCTTGCAAAGAAAACTTTGGCAATTTGTGACCAACCTCATACGATCAAGTACCAGCTCCCTGGTGAGGATCTTGATGCACTTATTTCTGTTTCTTCTGATGAAGATCTTCATCACATGATAGAGGAATATCAAGGGCTTGAAAAAAATGGAGGCTCACAAAGACTGCGTATATTTCTTGTTTCTTCCGGTGAACCTGACAGCCCAAATTCTTTTGAAGGTAAGACCTCACAACAGTGTAATGCTGATTGTCAGTATGTTGTTGCTGTTAATGGCATGCTGGACCACAGTCCCCAGAAGAGCTCTAGTGGACAGAGTTCTGCAAGCCAACTAGGAACTGCTTCAGATTATAAGAATCAATCTCCTCCTGTGAGTCCAGTTAACATTCAGTACAGAGATCATAAGAATTCTAAAAGCTTATTTTATGTTGATCAACCTTTCCctgacaataataaaaataccggtACTTTTGCTGCGGACAAATTTCCATTTGACACTGCATATTATAATAATCTTCCTCATGGGCCGATTCCATCGGTGAATCAAGCTTGTTATCAACAATATCCAGGGGAAACTGATCAGACTAGCAAACAACTTGAAATGCATCTTCATAATCGTAGCCAGAGCGGAGATTTCCTTTCTTATCAACAACGTCCTCAAAATTCTATGAATTCGGACTGGCCTGCGATTATGGAAAGGGCATTTTCTGACTCACAGTTGCAGGAAAATGGCGAGGTGTCAGAAAAATGGTTGGAAGAAGCAGTTATTCTGCTGTCCCTCAGGAATGATGGAAGGGGAAAATCACTTTCACTGAAAATGTCAAATTCATCCTTAGAAAGGCCAGTGCTGGCGCCACATATAATGGATGAGAAACACCAATTGATTGAGTTCGAGAATCATTGCAGTGAAGAGCTGAGTTATATTGACTTAGAGCAAGAGGTGCTGAAGTGGATGAACAGGAATGCTAACTATTCTGATGTAGACAGACAACAGTATGAAGGAAATGTTGAAGTTGCACTGAATGATAATGCCATGGAGCATAGGAACTTACCGAATTTAAACTTCCCACCAAGTGCTTATCATCATCCTCTAGATTCTCAAGCATATGGAAGGATGGTTTCAGCTACTCGAGTTAACACTTCCGAAAATTATGCAGATGCTATGAGGGAGCACCCTAAGAGTCACCAATCAGACACTAATGCacctgatttttttgttaagagcCAAAAGGTCGCCAAGGAACAGCACTGTACTATGACTGAGAGCATAAATGGTCAACGAATTCTCCATTGGGATCCTGAATATCTACCTTCTGCATCTCTTGGATCAAGGGACAAGGGACCAAAAGTCCCCAGCTCT AAATCCGACAGGAGTGCTTCAAGTAGATTGGATTCCTTGTGTCATGAAGACCCTGTGAATTATAATGAAAAGGTCGAAAAGATTCATGACAAGGGACTATCATATAAGGAATCAATCGATGGAGATGCTCTATATGTCCAGTCACAGCCTTTAGATAACAATCATGATGATAAGATAGCAGAGCCAGGGGTAATTGTTGAGGATGTTACTGGAACTACGCCTCCAGATATTCCCTTTTCTTTGAATGTTGTCCCACGGGTAGAAGAAGAGCTCGCAGAGGGATTTCAATCTGATGGAGATATTGAGGTAGAAAGTACGGGTCAAGAATATGAATCTGAG GATATTGAAGGTGAAGACAAAGACGTAAATGATTCCATTAGTGATGCTGCGATGGCTGAAATAGAAGCAGGCATCTATCGTTTGCAG ATCATAAGGAATGCAGATATTGAAGAAGAGCAGGAATTAGGATCTGGCACATTTGGAACTGTTTATTATGGGAAATGGAGAGGTACTGATGTTGCTATTAAAAGGATCAAAAGGAGTTGTTTTTCAGGCAACTCATCAGAGCAAGAGCGATTG AGTAGAGACTTCTGGAGAGAGGCACGCATCCTATCAGATCTTCATCATCCAAATGTGTTAGCATTTTATGGCGTGGTCCCTGACGGCCCTGGGGGAACAATGGCAACTGTGACTGAATATATGGTAAATGGATCATTGAGGCGTGTCTTACAAAAGAAGGATAG ATCACTTGATCGTCGAAAAAAGCTTATAGTCGCTCTCGATGCTGCTTTTGGCATGGAATACCTGCATTTGAGAGATATCATTCATTTTGATTTGAAGTGCGACAATTTGCTTGTCAATTTAAGGGATCCCCAACGCCCCATATGCAAG GTTGGAGATTTCGGattgtcaaaaattaaaaggaacaCGCTCGTATCTGGTGGTGTGCGTGGAACCCTTCCATGGATGGCACCAGAGTTATTGGATGGCACCAGCAACCGAGTCTCTGAGAAG GTTGATGTTTTCTCGTTTGGCATCGCAATGTGGGAGATCCTGACTGGTGAAGAGCCATATGCCAACATGCAATTCGGCGCTATAATAG GTGGAATTGTAAGCAGCACGCTGAGGCCTCCTGTACCAGAACACTGCGATGCAGGATGGAGAAAGTTGATGGAAGAATGCTGGGCCTCTGATCCAGAAGCCAGACCGTCGTTTACAGAGATAACAAATAGGCTGCGAAGCATGTCAGCAGCACTCCAGCCAAAGCGACCTAATTATGCAAATAGATGA